The stretch of DNA CCGCGTTCCGCCGTCGGCCTGCAGGACGTCGCAGTCGATCGTGATCGTCCGCTCGCCGAGCGCCTCGAAATCGACCACCGCGCGGAGCGACCGCCCCACCAGCCGCTGGATCTCGTGGGTCCGCCCCTGCACCTTTCCTGTGCGCGCCTCGCGGGCGACCCGGGTGTTCGTAGCGCGCGGAAGCATGGAGTACTCGGCCGTGACCCAGCCCTTCCCCGTCCCGCGCAGGAACGGCGGGACCCGGTCCTCCACCGTGGCCGCGCACAGCACGCGCGTGTCGCCCATCGAGAAAAGGACCGAACCTTCGGCCGATTTCTGGACGCGCGGCGTCGCCTCGATGGGACGGATATCCCCCGGCTTTCGCCCGTCGGCCCGCACGCCTCCCATGCATCCTCCCCGCGGTGGGTACCGCACGGAAAGATTACCGCGAAACCGCGGCGCCGGGAAACCCCATTGTTGGAAGTAAGAGGACTTAGCCCGCCATGCGGAAGGCGTTCCCGCCCCCGCGCTTCGCCGTGTAGAGAGCCGCGTCCGCCCCGCGGATCAGCTCGACCGGAAGCATCCCGTCCTCCGGGAAGGAGGAGATGCCGATGCTGATGGTGAGCGCGCCGCCCGGCTGCCCCTCCCGGCCCGGGAACGGGTGGTTCGCGATCGCCCCGCGGATCCTCTCGGCGACGATCTGCGCCTTGTCCTTTCCGGTCTCGGGCAGCATGATCACGAATTCCTCCCCGCCGTACCGGGCGACGTAATCGGACTTCCGGACGCTCCGGCGGAAGATGTCGGCGGCGAGGACGAGCGCCTTGTCGCCCGCCTGGTGCCCCTGGAGGTCGTTGTAGCGCTTGAAGTGGTCGAGGTCCGCGAACAGCAGGGAGAAGGTCCGGTTGTACCGCCCCGCGCGCGCCGTCTCCCGCGCGAGGACCTCCTGGAAATATGCGTGGTTGTACAGGCCGGTGAGCCCGTCCCGCTTGACCTGCTCCGCAAGGAAATGGTTCGTGGCCAACAGCACCTCGTTCCGCTGCGCGAGGTTCTGGAGCTCCACCCTCCGCTCCCGGGAGATGCGCCCCCGCTCCAGGGCCCGCTCCGCCGCCGCGATCACCTTTCTCCGGTCCGCGTACGGGCCGGGGAGGTAATCGCACGCCCCGGCCTGGATGCAGGAAACGGCGACGTCCAGCGTCGGGCTCTCCGGGAGGACGATCGACTCCATCTCGGGATGGAGCCGCCTCGCTTCCTTCAGGAGGTCGAATCCGCTCATGCCCGGAAG from Thermodesulfobacteriota bacterium encodes:
- the rph gene encoding ribonuclease PH, which encodes MRADGRKPGDIRPIEATPRVQKSAEGSVLFSMGDTRVLCAATVEDRVPPFLRGTGKGWVTAEYSMLPRATNTRVAREARTGKVQGRTHEIQRLVGRSLRAVVDFEALGERTITIDCDVLQADGGTRTASINGGWLALWQACRKLVESGQVPRNPLIDRVAAVSVGIVGGRVLADLDYSEDSAAEVDMNVVMTGDGRLIEVQGTAEREPFSRAQLDAMLAAALSAGRKILKAQRAWTEGGR
- a CDS encoding diguanylate cyclase, whose amino-acid sequence is MDLILIVHKDAAVREELSSALSDAGCGTLAVGTAEEALGLMGDASFPAALIGLELPGMSGFDLLKEARRLHPEMESIVLPESPTLDVAVSCIQAGACDYLPGPYADRRKVIAAAERALERGRISRERRVELQNLAQRNEVLLATNHFLAEQVKRDGLTGLYNHAYFQEVLARETARAGRYNRTFSLLFADLDHFKRYNDLQGHQAGDKALVLAADIFRRSVRKSDYVARYGGEEFVIMLPETGKDKAQIVAERIRGAIANHPFPGREGQPGGALTISIGISSFPEDGMLPVELIRGADAALYTAKRGGGNAFRMAG